The following coding sequences lie in one Sesamum indicum cultivar Zhongzhi No. 13 linkage group LG9, S_indicum_v1.0, whole genome shotgun sequence genomic window:
- the LOC105170057 gene encoding uncharacterized protein LOC105170057, protein MGGKPAKQEKKEELGLKIVPPVDRAYSRWLARDLERTYGFTPRNPPAIKPPDHYIEYMRLNGWLDLNLDDPDLAHLFK, encoded by the coding sequence ATGGGAGGCAAACCTGCAaagcaagagaaaaaagaagagctGGGCTTGAAGATCGTGCCACCTGTAGACCGAGCATACTCTCGTTGGCTTGCTCGTGATCTTGAGAGGACTTATGGCTTCACTCCACGAAATCCACCTGCTATAAAACCCCCAGACCACTACATTGAGTACATGCGTTTGAATGGATGGTTGGACCTCAACCTGGATGACCCTGACCTTGCACATTTGTTCAAGTAA
- the LOC105170055 gene encoding LOW QUALITY PROTEIN: nuclear speckle splicing regulatory protein 1-like (The sequence of the model RefSeq protein was modified relative to this genomic sequence to represent the inferred CDS: deleted 1 base in 1 codon) → MKKYGLQLRVQPQQKKQPAKPPIPPTLGFDDDDDDNVERDIMRQAYKNKTHKDIEEQHKKALEEDPSVFDYDGVYDKMKEKQVRPIQQDRQDRKPRYIQALMDKAKQREREHEVIYERKLAKERSQDEHLYADKDKFVTSAYKKKLAEXXXXMEEKEDVTKKTDLSDFYFNLAKNVAFGATEADSRKPGKQPEEVVVQHPIQVSPPASSTDLESSRTVKSHQDETATSVSPKGKSECQYTTTTLDTSTQDQITNEPSVSNQDHQNTSENAVVAAKDHHRRSEDTVAAAKERFLARKKARVL, encoded by the exons atgaAGAAGTATGGTTTGCAGCTTAGAGTTCAACCCCAGCAGAAAAAGCAGCCCGCTAAACCCCCAATTCCCCCCACTCTGGGCTTCgatgatgacgatgatgaCAATGTTGAGAGAGACATTATGCGCCAGGcctacaaaaacaaaacacacaaaGAT ATTGAGGAGCAGCATAAAAAGGCTCTTGAAGAAGATCCTTCGGTGTTTGACTATGATGGAGTTTATGATAAGATGAAGGAGAAACAAGTTCGTCCTATACAGCAGGATCGCCAAGATAGGAAG CCAAGATACATTCAAGCGCTAATGGATAAGgcaaaacaaagagaaagagaacACGAGGTAATTTATGAGAGGAAACTTGCTAAAGAGAGAAGTCAAGACGAACACCTCTATGCAGATAAAGATAAGTTTGTTACTAGTGCTTACAAGAAGAAACTCGCAGAGCNNNNN NNNNTGATGGAGGAGAAGGAAGAT GTTACCAAGAAGACAGATCTCAGTGACTTTTATTTCAACCTGGCAAAAAATGTAGCATTTGGTGCTACAGAAGCTGACTCACGGAAACCTGGGAAGCAGCCCGAAGAAGTGGTGGTTCAGCACCCCATACAAGTCTCGCCTCCAGCGAGTAGCACTGATTTAGAATCATCTAGGACAGTGAAGAGCCATCAAGACGAGACTGCAACAAGTGTTTCTCCGAAGGGAAAATCTGAATGCCAATATACAACAACAACTTTAGATACCTCCACACAAGATCAAATCACAAATGAGCCATCCGTCAGTAACCAAGACCATCAAAACACAAGTGAGAATGCAGTTGTTGCAGCAAAGGACCATCACAGAAGAAGTGAGGACACAGTGGCTGCAGCAAAGGAACGATTTTTAGCACGGAAGAAAGCAAGGGTATTGTGA
- the LOC105170049 gene encoding uncharacterized protein LOC105170049 isoform X2: MVNLAKFQRSSSTIQLFQLIQTLYPTLPISGCSHFTSMSNQNPDSSISLSSSEQRVAEHHVAIFWDLDNKPPKSFPPYDAAMRLKKAAQKFGFVKYMIAYANRHAFSYVPPSIRAQRRERKTWNELETKGVVKPDEPHICRVCGRRFYTNEKLINHFKQIHEREQIKRLNQIESARGKRRVQMVGRYAMKMEKYRNAARDILTPKVGYGLADELKRAGFWVRTVSNKPQAADVALRNQMVDMMDRRLVECLFLVSDDSDFVEILKEARLRCLKTVVVGDISDGILKRTADAAFSWQEIMMGQAKKEAVSVVGRWKDQSVLQRLEWTYDPETEKKLYYYEIESEDSDIDCISSGEYGSLLDAENDDAWWVLESKLNN; this comes from the coding sequence ATGGTAAATTTAGCCAAATTCCAGAGGTCTTCCAGCACCATCCAGTTATTTCAACTGATTCAAACACTATATCCAACTCTTCCAATATCTGGATGTAGTCATTTTACATCGATGTCGAACCAGAATCCTGATTCTTCAATCTCACTGTCAAGTTCAGAGCAGAGGGTTGCTGAACACCATGTTGCAATCTTTTGGGATCTGGATAACAAGCCACCAAAGTCATTTCCTCCATATGATGCAGCGATGAGGCTAAAGAAGGCTGCCCAGAAGTTTGGATTCGTCAAATATATGATTGCTTATGCCAATAGACATGCATTTAGCTATGTTCCCCCGTCAATTAGGGCACAAAGAAGAGAGAGGAAAACATGGAATGAGCTAGAGACCAAGGGTGTTGTTAAGCCAGATGAACCACACATATGCCGAGTTTGTGGGAGGAGATTTTATACGAATGAGAAGCTCATTAATCATTTTAAGCAAATTCATGAGCGTGAGCAGATAAAACGGTTGAATCAGATAGAGTCTGCGCGAGGGAAGAGGAGGGTGCAGATGGTGGGAAGGTATGCTATGAAGATGGAGAAGTACAGAAATGCTGCTAGGGATATTTTGACCCCTAAAGTTGGGTATGGTTTGGCAGATGAGTTGAAACGAGCAGGGTTTTGGGTTAGGACGGTTTCAAACAAGCCACAGGCAGCAGACGTTGCATTGCGAAATCAAATGGTGGATATGATGGACAGAAGACTCGTTGAATGCTTGTTTCTTGTATCCGACGATTCAGATTTCGTAGAGATTTTGAAGGAAGCAAGACTGAGGTGTTTGAAAACAGTGGTTGTGGGTGATATCAGTGATGGTATTCTCAAAAGGACTGCGGATGCTGCATTCTCATGGCAGGAGATTATGATGGGGCAGGCTAAGAAAGAGGCTGTTTCAGTTGTTGGAAGGTGGAAAGACCAAAGTGTGTTGCAAAGATTGGAATGGACATATGATCCTGAAACAGAGAAAAAGCtgtattattatgaaattgagAGTGAGGACTCTGATATTGATTGCATTAGTTCTGGTGAATATGGCTCTCTTCTGGATGCGGAAAACGATGATGCATGGTGGGTACTGGAGTccaaactaaataattaa
- the LOC105170053 gene encoding transcription factor E2FB, translating into MRQQTSRKHLSFASMKPPFGGGGVGVDYHEFPAADRKPNRVLEEAVFVKTPPLKQKSEMAQCEAASAQRNMGPGNAGVMKGLPRTPVSGKAQKVPRTTKANIGSPIGNNLTLVGNCRYDSSLGLLTKRFINLIKLAEDGILDLNKAADTLEVQKRRIYDITNVLEGIGLIEKKLKNRIQWKGVDVLKPGEDDDSLSALQDEIENLNMEEHRLDECIREMQEKLRGLSEDENNQKWLFVTEEDIKNLPCFQNETLIAIKAPHGTTLEVPYPNESVDYPQRRFGIVLRSTMGPIDVYLVSQFEEIKEAQPNVFEASSRDENAFAPASMEETTGNEIDIQGIETQRMCSDASTSEDFVSGLMKIIPDVDRDADYWLLTDADVSITDMWSIEPGVDWNNLNTLHEDYAIAGISTPQPPAPLPSTMPTPSVSNTGS; encoded by the exons ATGCGGCAACAGACTTCTAGAAAGCATTTGTCTTTCGCTTCCATGAAGCCACCGTTCGGAGGAGGAGGCGTCGGCGTTGACTACCACGAGTTTCCTGCTGCTGACCGGAAGCCCAATCGAGTACTTGAGGAAGCCGTTTTCGTAAAGACGCCTCCT CTAAAGCAGAAGAGTGAAATGGCACAATGTGAAGCAGCATCTGCTCAGCGAAATATGGGTCCTGGCAATGCTGGTGTCATGAAAGGTCTCCCTCGGACACCAGTGTCAGGAAAAGCCCAAAAGGTTCCTAGGACAACTAAGGCTAATATTG GTTCTCCCATTGGCAATAATCTCACTCTAGTTGGTAACTGTCGTTACGATAGCTCTTTAG GTCTCCTAACAAAGAGGTTCATTAATCTGATCAAACTTGCAGAAGATGGCATCCTTGATTTGAATAAAGCCGCAGATACATTAGAG GTTCAGAAGAGACGTATATATGATATAACTAATGTCCTTGAAGGAATTGGTCTTATAGAGAAGAAACTCAAAAACAGAATCCAGTGGAA GGGGGTGGATGTCTTGAAACCAGGGGAAGATGATGACAGTCTTTCTGCTTTAcag GACGAAATAGAAAACTTGAACATGGAGGAGCACAGATTAGACGAATGCATAAG AGAAATGCAGGAAAAGTTGAGAGGCCTAAGTGAAGATGAAAACAATCAAAA GTGGCTTTTTGTTACTGAAGAAGACATAAAAAACTTACCTTGCTTCCAG AATGAAACTCTGATAGCAATTAAAGCACCACATGGCACTACTTTAGAAGTTCCTTACCCAAATGAG TCTGTAGATTATCCACAGAGGCGATTCGGTATAGTTCTCAGAAGCACCATGGGACCCATAGATGTTTACCTTGTAAG tcAATTTGAGGAGATAAAAGAAGCACAACCAAACGTTTTTGAAGCATCAAGCAGGGATGAGAATGCGTTTGCACCAGCATCAATGGAGGAGACTACGGGAAATGAGATAGATATCCAGGGAATAGAAACTCAAAGAATGTGCTCAGACGCGAGTACATCAGAGGACTTTGTGAGTGGACTGATGAAGATCATACCAGATGTTGAT AGAGATGCTGATTATTGGCTATTGACAGATGCGGATGTAAGTATCACCGACATGTGGAGCATAGAAC CTGGTGTCGACTGGAATAACTTGAACACACTACATGAGGACTATGCTATTGCTGGTATAAGTACACCACAACCCCCAGCTCCACTCCCAAGTACAATGCCAACGCCCTCTGTCAGCAACACAGGGAGTTAA
- the LOC105170050 gene encoding V-type proton ATPase subunit E, translating into MNDADVSKQIQQMVRFIRQEAEEKANEISVSAEEEFNIEKLQLVEAEKKKIRQEYERKEKQVQVRKKIEYSMQLNASRIKVLQAQDDLVNAMKEDASKELLNVSHNHHNYKDLLKDLIVQSLLRLKEPSVLLRCREDDVHLVQSVLQSAKDEYAEKSKVHPPEIIVDNVHLPPPPSHHNAHGPFCSGGVVLASRDGKIVFENTLDARLDVVFRKKLPEIRKSLFGQVAA; encoded by the exons ATGAACGACGCTGACGTTTCCAAGCAAATCCAGCAGATGGTCCGCTTCATCCGCCAGGAAGCGGAGGAGAAGGCCAACGAGATCTCCGTCTCTGCCGAAGAA GAATTCAATATCGAGAAGTTGCAGTTGGTGGAAGctgagaagaaaaagatcagACAAGAGTATGAGCgcaaagaaaaacaagttCAAGTTCGCAAAAAAat TGAGTACTCCATGCAGCTGAATGCTTCTCGAATCAAGGTTCTTCAAGCTCAGGATGATTTGGTCAATGCCATGAAGGAGGATGCATCAAAGGAGCTTTTGAATGTTAGCCACAATCATCATAACTATAAGGACCTTTTGAAGGACCTCATTGTCCAG AGTTTGTTGAGGCTGAAAGAGCCATCCGTTTTATTGCGCTGTCGAGAAGATGATGTACACTTGGTGCAGTCTGTCCTGCAATCAGCAAAGGATGAGTATGCAGAGAAGTCAAAAGTGCACCCTCCTGAGATCATTGTCGATAATGTTCACCTTCCACCCCCTCCTTCTCATCACAATGCACATGGTCCTTTCTG CTCGGGCGGTGTTGTGTTGGCATCTAGAGATGGGAAGATTGTATTTGAGAACACTCTTGATGCTAGACTGGATGTTGTGTTCCGTAAAAAGTTGCCAGAG ATACGGAAGAGCCTCTTTGGTCAGGTTGCTGCTTAA
- the LOC105170235 gene encoding uncharacterized protein LOC105170235, which translates to MYKLELMNVARMNCKAESSKLELKLKLSPPRDRRQVLSPGGSIASNESSPRSSCVSREASPEEAGCLFGRWETSPMMPVGCPRCLMYVMLLQENPKCPKCKSTVLLDFLNEDSTRKLKK; encoded by the exons ATGTATAAGCTTGAACTAATGAAC GTTGCAAGAATGAATTGCAAAGCTGAGAGCTCGAAACTTGAGCTGAAACTGAAACTATCCCCACCAAGGGATCGTCGGCAAGTTCTTTCACCTGGTGGTTCTATTGCTTCCAACGAGTCATCTCCACGAAGCTCGTGTGTGTCCCGAGAAGCGAGCCCTGAGGAAGCAGGATGCCTTTTCGGAAGATGGGAGACAAGTCCCATGATGCCGGTCGGCTGCCCGAGGTGCCTAATGTATGTTATGCTATTGCAGGAGAATCCCAAGTGCCCGAAATGCAAGAGCACCGTTTTGCTGGATTTTCTGAATGAAGATAGTACTAGGAAACTCAAGAAGTGA
- the LOC105170236 gene encoding transcription repressor OFP6 has protein sequence MSSKKILKLKSILLKANGGCGCGKQATDIVEPKPKPKSTTSSSDQKSTHCPPSSGQSISILHDEDYTSTTFSDVNIDDTTPQYSRSREQHEHDHTKNVSPYPKIQDTFAVVKDSDDPYQDFRQSMLQMIVEKGIYSSNDLQQLLHCFLQLNSPRHHEVILRAFMEIWNNGGIPVTCSGTASPPLCS, from the coding sequence ATGTCTTCCAAGAAAATACTTAAGTTGAAGAGCATTTTGCTGAAAGCAAACGGCGGCTGTGGTTGCGGGAAGCAGGCAACAGATATCGTTGAACCCAAGCCTAAGCCCAAGTCCACTACCTCCTCCTCCGATCAGAAATCCACCCATTGTCCGCCTTCTTCCGGGCAGTCCATCTCCATCCTCCACGATGAGGACTACACCTCCACCACCTTCTCCGACGTCAACATCGACGATACCACCCCCCAGTACTCCCGAAGCCGGGAACAACATGAACATGATCACACCAAAAATGTCAGCCCCTACCCCAAAATCCAGGATACCTTCGCCGTCGTCAAAGACTCCGACGACCCGTATCAAGATTTCCGGCAATCGATGCTTCAAATGATCGTCGAGAAAGGAATCTACTCAAGCAACGATCTTCAACAGCTTCTCCACTGTTTTCTGCAGCTGAATTCGCCTCGCCACCACGAGGTCATCCTTCGGGCGTTCATGGAGATATGGAATAACGGAGGCATCCCTGTCACATGCAGCGGCACGGCGTCGCCTCCGCTGTGCTCTTAA
- the LOC105170052 gene encoding uncharacterized protein LOC105170052, protein MATFLQIPCQCLSHKPLSSSTPLQNGRISRLCSSISRPSSGYSRLRIRAVKEKTEGMKSPTSAEEITKKYGLEAGLWKIFSSTEEDNETKDKSSKGDQAKELLAKYGGAYLATSITLSLISFGLCYALISAGVDVPALLQKVGISSNETGEKVGTFALAYAAHKAASPIRFPPTVALTPIVASWIGKKVDKEK, encoded by the exons ATGGCCACATTTTTGCAAATCCCTTGTCAGTGCCTCAGTCACAAACCTCTCTCTTCCTCTACTCCTCTCCAAAATGGTAGAATCAGCAGATTATGCAGCTCAATTTCAAGGCCCAGCTCTGGTTACAGCAGGCTGAGGATTAGAGCTGTGAAGGAGAAAACAGAGGGGATGAAGAGTCCCACTTCTGCGGAAGAAATCACCAAGAAGTATGGCCTTGAAGCTGGGCTTTGGAAG ATATTTTCCTCGACAGAAGAAGACAACGAAACCAAAGATAAGTCGTCGAAGGGAGACCAAGCAAAGGAACTCCTGGCAAAATACGGAGGAGCTTATTTAGCCACATCGATCACTCTCTCCTTGATATCGTTTGGGCTATGCTATGCTCTTATCAGTGCCGGAGTAGATGTACCAGCATTGCTGCAAAAg GTTGGAATTTCTAGTAATGAAACAGGGGAAAAGGTAGGGACTTTTGCATTGGCGTATGCTGCCCACAAAGCTGCTTCTCCAATTAGGTTTCCACCTACGGTAGCTCTTACTCCCATTGTTGCTAGTTGGATCGGAAAGAAAGTCGATAAAGAGAAATGA
- the LOC105170051 gene encoding probable CCR4-associated factor 1 homolog 11, whose translation MTSHHLKPNSNKPVIIREVWSDNLDSEFELISDLVDRFPFISMDTEFPGVIFKVNSARHGRGSRRPSPADHYKTLKKNVDALNLIQLGLTLSDAAGNLPDLGSGERFIWQFNFSDFDVTRDLHAPDSIELLKAHGIDFEKNRAAGIESWRFAELMMSSGLVCNDAVSWVTFHSAYDFGYLVKILTRRSLPGGLGEFLEVLRALFGDNVYDVKYLMRFCESLYGGLERVARALDVERIVGKCHQAGSDSLLTWHAFQKMRDVYFMAQEHEKYGGVLYGLEGY comes from the coding sequence ATGACTTCTCACCACCTTAAACCTAACAGTAACAAGCCTGTGATTATCCGAGAAGTGTGGTCCGACAACTTGGACTCCGAATTTGAGCTGATTTCGGATCTTGTTGATAGGTTCCCCTTTATCTCCATGGATACGGAGTTTCCAGGAGTCATCTTCAAGGTGAACTCTGCCCGTCACGGCCGTGGGTCCCGGAGGCCCTCTCCTGCCGATCACTACAAGACACTGAAGAAAAACGTCGACGCTTTGAACCTCATTCAGCTCGGCCTTACACTCTCCGACGCCGCCGGGAACCTACCCGATCTGGGCTCCGGCGAGCGCTTCATCTGGCAGTTCAACTTCTCCGACTTCGACGTGACTCGTGATCTGCACGCGCCGGATTCGATCGAGCTCCTGAAGGCGCACGGGATCGACTTCGAGAAGAACCGAGCTGCCGGGATCGAGTCTTGGCGCTTCGCGGAGCTGATGATGAGCTCCGGGCTGGTGTGCAACGATGCCGTCAGCTGGGTGACGTTCCACAGCGCGTACGACTTCGGGTACCTGGTGAAGATCCTCACGCGCCGCTCATTGCCCGGTGGCTTGGGCGAGTTCCTGGAGGTTCTCAGGGCGTTATTCGGAGACAATGTGTACGACGTCAAATACTTGATGCGGTTCTGCGAGAGCTTGTACGGGGGGTTGGAGCGGGTGGCCCGGGCGCTGGATGTGGAGCGGATAGTAGGGAAGTGCCATCAGGCGGGGTCGGATAGCTTGCTGACGTGGCATGCGTTTCAGAAAATGAGAGACGTGTACTTTATGGCGCAGGAGCACGAGAAGTACGGTGGGGTGTTGTATGGATTGGAAGGGTATTAG
- the LOC105170049 gene encoding uncharacterized protein LOC105170049 isoform X1: MVNLAKFQRSSSTIQLFQLIQTLYPTLPISGCSHFTSMSNQNPDSSISLSSSEQRVAEHHVAIFWDLDNKPPKSFPPYDAAMRLKKAAQKFGFVKYMIAYANRHAFSYVPPSIRAQRRERKTWNELETKGVVKPDEPHICRVCGRRFYTNEKLINHFKQIHEREQIKRLNQIESARGKRRVQMVGRYAMKMEKYRNAARDILTPKVGYGLADELKRAGFWVRTVSNKPQAADVALRNQMVDMMDRRLVECLFLVSDDSDFVEILKEARLRCLKTVVVGDISDGILKRTADAAFSWQEIMMGQAKKEAVSVVGRWKDQSVLQRLEWTYDPETEKKLYYYEIESEDSDIDCISSGEYGSLLDAENDDAWPLLSTDPPT, from the exons ATGGTAAATTTAGCCAAATTCCAGAGGTCTTCCAGCACCATCCAGTTATTTCAACTGATTCAAACACTATATCCAACTCTTCCAATATCTGGATGTAGTCATTTTACATCGATGTCGAACCAGAATCCTGATTCTTCAATCTCACTGTCAAGTTCAGAGCAGAGGGTTGCTGAACACCATGTTGCAATCTTTTGGGATCTGGATAACAAGCCACCAAAGTCATTTCCTCCATATGATGCAGCGATGAGGCTAAAGAAGGCTGCCCAGAAGTTTGGATTCGTCAAATATATGATTGCTTATGCCAATAGACATGCATTTAGCTATGTTCCCCCGTCAATTAGGGCACAAAGAAGAGAGAGGAAAACATGGAATGAGCTAGAGACCAAGGGTGTTGTTAAGCCAGATGAACCACACATATGCCGAGTTTGTGGGAGGAGATTTTATACGAATGAGAAGCTCATTAATCATTTTAAGCAAATTCATGAGCGTGAGCAGATAAAACGGTTGAATCAGATAGAGTCTGCGCGAGGGAAGAGGAGGGTGCAGATGGTGGGAAGGTATGCTATGAAGATGGAGAAGTACAGAAATGCTGCTAGGGATATTTTGACCCCTAAAGTTGGGTATGGTTTGGCAGATGAGTTGAAACGAGCAGGGTTTTGGGTTAGGACGGTTTCAAACAAGCCACAGGCAGCAGACGTTGCATTGCGAAATCAAATGGTGGATATGATGGACAGAAGACTCGTTGAATGCTTGTTTCTTGTATCCGACGATTCAGATTTCGTAGAGATTTTGAAGGAAGCAAGACTGAGGTGTTTGAAAACAGTGGTTGTGGGTGATATCAGTGATGGTATTCTCAAAAGGACTGCGGATGCTGCATTCTCATGGCAGGAGATTATGATGGGGCAGGCTAAGAAAGAGGCTGTTTCAGTTGTTGGAAGGTGGAAAGACCAAAGTGTGTTGCAAAGATTGGAATGGACATATGATCCTGAAACAGAGAAAAAGCtgtattattatgaaattgagAGTGAGGACTCTGATATTGATTGCATTAGTTCTGGTGAATATGGCTCTCTTCTGGATGCGGAAAACGATGATGCATG GCCGTTGCTATCGACTGATCCTCCAACTTAA
- the LOC105170058 gene encoding probable aspartyl protease At4g16563 translates to MASSSSHLLFLVLLCSISSSYPTTGTIPVSVFNTIPHSDPLQRLSHLAFTSIARARHLKNAQNAPTSTTPLFAYSGAYSISLSFGTPPQSIPMLLDTGSSFSWFPCTKRYVCRHCSVSSTGISSFIPKESSSAKILGCVNPKCGWVHQSFDPTTSCQECQLQKTNCTQTCPPYIILYGLGSTGGIPMVETLNMSHKKISDFLVGCSLFSSSQPAGVAGFGRGVSSLPSQLGIKKFSYCLVSHKFDNTPKSGFLSMDPESHSNKKTGNFSYTPMLKNPVRAGNSALSDYYYVGLRRITVGGQKVKVSYQQLSPDSNGNGGTIVDSGSTFTYMNQAVFDMVSNAFSEQVKEYKRADTVESQTGLRPCFDVTGHDAVKLPALTLHFKGGAEMPLPLENYFFAVDDVQKEVVCLSMVTDNTLVGPELISGPSVILGNFLMQNFHVEYDLTNERFGFRQKSCS, encoded by the coding sequence ATGGCTTCCTCCTCATCTCACCTCTTGTTTCTTGTTCTCCTCTGTTCCATCTCATCTTCATATCCCACCACCGGTACTATTCCGGTCTCAGTTTTCAACACAATCCCACATTCAGATCCACTCCAGAGGCTTTCACACCTTGCATTCACCTCCATAGCCAGAGCTCGGCATCTCAAGAATGCCCAAAACGCCCCTACCTCCACCACCCCTTTATTCGCCTACAGTGGAGCTTACTCAATCTCTCTCAGCTTTGGCACCCCACCTCAGTCCATACCTATGCTCCTGGATACTGGCAGCAGCTTTTCTTGGTTTCCTTGTACCAAAAGATATGTCTGCAGACACTGTTCTGTTTCTTCCACAGgcatttcttctttcattccTAAAGAGTCATCCTCAGCCAAGATTCTTGGATGCGTGAATCCCAAGTGTGGTTGGGTTCACCAATCATTTGATCCAACCACCAGTTGTCAAGAGTGCCAACTGCAGAAAACGAATTGTACACAGACATGTCCTCCTTATATCATTCTCTATGGTTTAGGATCGACCGGAGGGATACCGATGGTTGAAACTCTCAACATGTCTCACAAGAAAATATCTGATTTCCTTGTGGGCTGCTCGCTTTTCTCATCAAGCCAGCCTGCAGGTGTCGCCGGCTTCGGCAGGGGGGTTTCCTCACTGCCGAGCCAATTGGGAATCAAGAAATTCTCCTACTGCCTTGTTTCCCACAAATTTGACAACACTCCTAAGAGTGGCTTTCTTTCCATGGATCCTGAATCACATTCTAATAAAAAGACTGGAAACTTCAGCTACACGCCGATGCTGAAAAATCCTGTCAGGGCTGGAAACAGTGCATTATCAGATTACTACTATGTTGGCCTGAGGAGGATTACAGTTGGAGGGCAGAAAGTTAAAGTCTCGTACCAACAACTCTCTCCTGATTCTAATGGCAATGGTGGGACTATAGTTGATTCAGGCTCAACATTTACTTACATGAATCAGGCGGTTTTTGATATGGTGTCTAATGCATTTTCTGAGCAAGTGAAAGAGTACAAAAGGGCCGACACCGTGGAGTCTCAGACAGGGTTGAGGCCATGCTTTGATGTTACCGGGCACGATGCTGTGAAATTGCCAGCACTTACGCTCCATTTCAAGGGTGGAGCAGAAATGCCATTGCCACTAGAAAACTACTTCTTTGCTGTCGATGACGTCCAGAAGGAAGTTGTGTGTTTGAGTATGGTGACGGATAATACATTAGTGGGGCCGGAGCTGATAAGTGGACCATCAGTGATTCTGGGCAATTTCTTGATGCAGAATTTTCATGTCGAATACGATCTAACGAATGAGAGGTTTGGATTCAGGCAGAAATCTTGCTCGTGA
- the LOC105170049 gene encoding uncharacterized protein LOC105170049 isoform X3 encodes MVNLAKFQRSSSTIQLFQLIQTLYPTLPISGCSHFTSMSNQNPDSSISLSSSEQRVAEHHVAIFWDLDNKPPKSFPPYDAAMRLKKAAQKFGFVKYMIAYANRHAFSYVPPSIRAQRRERKTWNELETKGVVKPDEPHICRVCGRRFYTNEKLINHFKQIHEREQIKRLNQIESARGKRRVQMVGRYAMKMEKYRNAARDILTPKVGYGLADELKRAGFWVRTVSNKPQAADVALRNQMVDMMDRRLVECLFLVSDDSDFVEILKEARLRCLKTVVVGDISDGILKRTADAAFSWQEIMMGQAKKEAVSVVGRWKDQSVLQRLEWTYDPETEKKLYYYEIESEDSDIDCISSGEYGSLLDAENDDA; translated from the exons ATGGTAAATTTAGCCAAATTCCAGAGGTCTTCCAGCACCATCCAGTTATTTCAACTGATTCAAACACTATATCCAACTCTTCCAATATCTGGATGTAGTCATTTTACATCGATGTCGAACCAGAATCCTGATTCTTCAATCTCACTGTCAAGTTCAGAGCAGAGGGTTGCTGAACACCATGTTGCAATCTTTTGGGATCTGGATAACAAGCCACCAAAGTCATTTCCTCCATATGATGCAGCGATGAGGCTAAAGAAGGCTGCCCAGAAGTTTGGATTCGTCAAATATATGATTGCTTATGCCAATAGACATGCATTTAGCTATGTTCCCCCGTCAATTAGGGCACAAAGAAGAGAGAGGAAAACATGGAATGAGCTAGAGACCAAGGGTGTTGTTAAGCCAGATGAACCACACATATGCCGAGTTTGTGGGAGGAGATTTTATACGAATGAGAAGCTCATTAATCATTTTAAGCAAATTCATGAGCGTGAGCAGATAAAACGGTTGAATCAGATAGAGTCTGCGCGAGGGAAGAGGAGGGTGCAGATGGTGGGAAGGTATGCTATGAAGATGGAGAAGTACAGAAATGCTGCTAGGGATATTTTGACCCCTAAAGTTGGGTATGGTTTGGCAGATGAGTTGAAACGAGCAGGGTTTTGGGTTAGGACGGTTTCAAACAAGCCACAGGCAGCAGACGTTGCATTGCGAAATCAAATGGTGGATATGATGGACAGAAGACTCGTTGAATGCTTGTTTCTTGTATCCGACGATTCAGATTTCGTAGAGATTTTGAAGGAAGCAAGACTGAGGTGTTTGAAAACAGTGGTTGTGGGTGATATCAGTGATGGTATTCTCAAAAGGACTGCGGATGCTGCATTCTCATGGCAGGAGATTATGATGGGGCAGGCTAAGAAAGAGGCTGTTTCAGTTGTTGGAAGGTGGAAAGACCAAAGTGTGTTGCAAAGATTGGAATGGACATATGATCCTGAAACAGAGAAAAAGCtgtattattatgaaattgagAGTGAGGACTCTGATATTGATTGCATTAGTTCTGGTGAATATGGCTCTCTTCTGGATGCGGAAAACGATGATGCATG A